From the Patescibacteria group bacterium genome, the window TTCTCTGTCGTAGGTATCTGTTGTCGTACCCAAACAAAGAGTGGCAACGTACGTTTTGTCTTTTTTGACAAACCGATCAATCTTTTTAGTGGCTTGTCGGCCAATTGCCATGAGTAAAACTCCTGTTGCAAATGGGTCTAGAGTGCCAGCATGCCCTATTTTCCTAATACCAGTGATTCTACGCAATGAATCAACCATGTCATGTGAGGTGGGCCCACTTTTTTTATTAATTAGTAAAAATCCTGAAATTGGTTCGTTCATTTAAAATATGCTTAAATATTGACTTTCATTATTTATTATTGTAGTATTAAATTAAATTTAAGGGAAGAGCTCCCTTTTTTGATTTAAAAAATTGAGACAAAAATAATGAATATAACCGAATTAGCCAGAATCTTGAGAATTACACCCAATGAGCTTCGTGAACATCTACCGAGGCTTGGTTTTGATATTGGCCTAAAAGCTATCAAAATTCCAAAACCAATTGCTAATAAAATCATTAAAGATTGGCCAAGATTGAGAAGACAAATTGAAACCCAGAAAACTATTGAAAGAGAGAAGGAAGAGGCTGAATTGAAGGAACAAAGAAAACTAAACAAGATTACCATAACACTTCCTCAATTTGTAACAGTTCGTGAATTTTCAGATATTGCAAATATCCCTGTTAATAAGATTTTGGCAGAATTAATGAGAAACGGAATATTCGCCTCTTTAAATGAAAGAATAGACTATGATACAGCCTGGCTGATCAGTGAGGACCTTGGTCTTGATATTGTTAAAGAAAATGAAGAAGACAAAGAAAATGAAGAAGACGAGAAGGATAAGTTGAAGGACGCAATGGAAGGTCAAAAAGAAGAGCTTGAAGGAAGGGCTCCTGTTATTGTTGTTATGGGTCATGTTGACCATGGTAAGACCAGATTGCTTGATGCTATCAGAGAAACAAATGTAGTCGAAGGAGAAGCTGGTGGAATTACTCAGCATATTGGTGCATATCAAATTGAAAAAAATGATAAAAAAATTACCTTCATTGACACTCCTGGACATGAGGCTTTTACGGCCATGAGAAGTCGTGGTGCAAAAATTGCCGATATTGCAATATTGGTAGTTGCTGCTGATGATGGAGTAAAACCTCAAACAATTGAAGCATATAGAATCATTGAAAAGGCAAAACTTCCTATTATCGTAGCTATAAATAAAATTGACAAACCAGATGCCAATATTGAGAAAACAAAACAAGAGTTATCTAGTCAACTTAAATTAAATCCAGAAGATTGGGGAGGAAAAACTATAATGGCTCCAATTTCAGCTAAGGCAGGGACTGGGATAAACGAGTTGATTGATATGATATTGTTAGTAGCTGATGTTGAATCTGAGAACATTCAAGCAAACCCCATTGGAGATGCTATTGGAACTGTTATTGAATCAAATATAGACAAAGGGGCAGGAGCTGTTGTTACCATACTTGTTCAAAATGGAACTCTAAAGACTGCTGATCCACTCACATTTAATGGTATAGACTATGGGAAAGTTAGATCATTGTATAATTATTTAGGAGAAAAAATTGACGAGGCTGGTCCTTCAACTCCAGCTAAAATAATTGGACTAAAAATATCTCCAGAAGTTGGTGATATGCTTGAAGTGGGAGAAGGGAAAAAGATTAAAACAAAGAAGATAAAAGCGAGCGATCAATCCAGGAGAACACAAGCTCAAAATACCCCAGATGACGATGAATCAGTGAAAAAACTTACGATACTAATTAAAAGTGATGTTCTTGGTTCAGCTGAGGCAATCGAAGAATCTTTATATAAAATTCAAGGTGAGAGAATAAAAGTAAAAATTATTTACAAAGGATTAGGAAATATTACCGAAGGAGATATTGTTAGAGCAGAATCAGCTGGAGCCATGATTGCCGGGTTTAACGTTAAGCTCCCCGTCGGCTTAGAAGAGATGGCTCGTGAAAAAAATATTGAAGTAAAAATGTATAGCATTATTTATGATTTGATTAATGATGTCAAAGAAAAGCTTGAGTCAATGATAGAATATGATATAAGCATTGTTGATTTAGGGAGACTAAAGGTTTTAGCCCTTTTTAGAACAGAGCCAAAGAAGCAAATTGTTGGTGGAATGGTGCTTGATGGCAAGGTTGAGAAAGACACTATTGTTGATATAGAAAGAAAGGGAGAGATTCTAGATAGAGGAAAATTAACAAATCTCCAAGCTGGAAAACAAGAAGTTGATTATGTTGAAGCAGGAGAAGAATGCGGAATAGTTTACGAGGGAAGCCCAATTATAGAAGAAGGAGATATTCTAATCATCAGGAAGGAAGAGAAAACAAAATCTAAATTATAAAATATGGCTAGAATAGATCAGATTAATGAAGTGCTCAGAAAAGAAGTTGCTCAGTTCATTGGGAACAATATTAAGATGGAAAATGGAATGATAACCATCTTGGACGTTGATTGTTCGCCAGAGCTAAAAAATGCCAAGATATATGTTTCAGTTTTGCCAGATAATCAGTTTGGAACAGCATTAAAAATGCTTAAAAAAAATACTTCAAGTCTAAATTCGTTTTTAAAAAGAAATGTTAAACTAAGAAAAGTTCCTAGGATACAATGGGTTATCGACCCAACAGAAAAGGAGGCCTCAGTCATTGAAAGGATACTCAATGAAATTGAAAATGAAGAATAATCCCCTGATATAAATTTTCAAGGGATTTTTTTATTTTATGTACTACAGAAACCACAGAATAGCCTATAGAAATTTACGAAAAGCCAAAAAGGTTTTTTTAGTTATACACGAAAAACCAGATGGAGATGCTATTTCTTCTGTTTGTGCTATGATTGATTTGCTTGAAGATCTCAAAATAGATTATTATGCTTATTGTTTCAGTGAAATACCAGAGAATTTTTCTTTCTTGCCACATTCTGAAAAAATAAATATTCAAAAACCAAATGACTTTTTAATTTATGATTTAATTATTCCTCTTGATTGTGGCAGTCTGTCAAGAACAACATTGATTGATGAAATATCTAGTCGAGGAAAAAATCAGAAGGTTATAGAATTTGATCACCATCCAAAAGTTGATTCATATAGTGATATAGAAATTAGAGAAATAAGAGCAGCATCAACTACTCAGATAATTTACGATTTTTTTAAAAAAAATAAAATAAAAATTAATAAAACTAAAGCCACTTGTATCCTCACAGGTATATCAACTGACACTGGCAATTTCCTATACCCTTCAACTAGTGAAAAAACAATTAGGATATCTTCTGAGATGCTGATTAGAGGTGCAAGGCTTCCAAACATCCTGGACAGTACTTGGAGAAACAAAAGCATCTCAGGAATGAAACTTTGGGGAATAGCTATAAATAATCTTGAAATTAATAAAAAGTACAACTTTGCCACAACGGTTATCACAAAAGAAGATGTTAAAAATACTGGAGCTAACGAAGAAGATATAGAGGGTATTTCTGGATTTTTAAGTAATCTCGATAATGTTGCAGGACTTTTAATGCTCAGAGAAGAAGAAGACGATACGATAAAGGGAAGCTTTAGAACTTCAAGTGAAAAAGTAGATGTAGGCAAGATAGCTCAAAAATTAGGAGGGGGAGGACATACCAAGGCTGCTGGCTTTAAAGTTAAAGGGAAAATAATAAAAGAAGGAGAGAGGTGGCGGATAGTATAACACGTAACACAAAACACATAACATGAAACAAGTGTTTAAAATTATTTTAAAAAAAATTACTGTTCTATGTTCCATAATATATGCTCCATGATTTTTGTTTGACATTCCTTGCTATATTAACTAAACTCTATATATAATAAAAATTTAAGATAATAAAAATATGCCATTGATTCCAACAGTTATAGAAAAATCTACCCATGGTGAGAGAGCCTACGATATTTATTCAAGACTTCTTAAAGATAGAATTATTTTTTTAGGTGAACCAATCAATGACCATGTTGCAAATATTGTAATTGCCCAGTTATTGTTTTTGGACGCAGAGGATAAAAACAAAGATATTAAATTTTATATTAACTCCCCAGGAGGATCAGTAACAGCCGGCCTTGCTATCTATGACACCATGCAGTATATCAAATCTGATGTTACTACCATTTGTGTTGGCATTGCCGCTTCAATGGCAGCAGTATTACTAGCCTCAGGCGCTAAGGGGAAAAGACTCTCTCTTCCAAACTCAGAGGTTATGATACACCAAGTTATGGGAGGAACAGAGGGGCAAGCTTCAGATATTAAAATTAGAGCAGAACATATTTTAAAAACCAAGGAAAGGCTAAATACCATTCTAGCTAAACACACAGGTCAAAAAGTGTTAAAAATTGACAAAGATACTGATAGAGATAATTTTATGTCCGCAGAGGAGGCGAAGAAGTATGGATTGATTGATAAGATTATTTCTTAAAAACATTAAAACTCAAATAAATAAAAAAGCTCTGATTGATTTCAGAGTTTTTTGTTTAGTGTACACCTGAGTGTACACCCAGGTGTACACTTCTTTATGTTTTGTGTCTCGGATCCACTTTTCCCTGTCCATAATTTCCCTTGTCATTCTGAGAAGCGATAGCGACGTGAGAATCTCTTCTCGTTTATGTACTTTTTTAAAAAAAGTACCAAAAACGTTCGCGGAGAAAATTTTGGATCAGTACACTACAAAATCTAGCAAAATTCCGAACTCGCTGACGCTCAAACAGCGGATATTTTGCAGAGATTTTTACGCTTCATTTTTCTCCAAAATATTCCAATGTTCACAAGATTGAAAAAAAAGGAGAGTTTGACTCTCCAAATAGAATAAGGTGATTGGTACTAGACTATTTTTTGAAAAAATTTTTAATTTCCTAAATAGCCAGGTGAGTGGACTGAAATATTCTTTAACAGTTTCTTTAACAATCTCTTTGATCGTTCTCATAACAGCTCCTTTTGAAAGACCAGAAGGTTTAAATAATTTATAGTTCCCCCTTCACAAAGCCATACAACTGCTCAAATGACTCCTCTTTGCTTTGATTACTGGAGTCTATTATGAAGTCATAGTTGCTTTTATCATAAACATCGAAATCATAATATTTTTTATATCGTATAATATCACTTGTCTTTCTTTTTTTATGACTAGCGAGAACATCATCAACAGTTTTTAATTCATTGTCCTCATTTCTTTCATTCTCTTTTTGAAGTGTTTCAAAAACTCTTTGCGCCCCTATTTTTTCATCGACATCAATATAGATTTTAAGTGAATGTGGGATAAAGTGCCATGAAGTCCGTCCTTCGATGATAAAATTATCTTCAGTTTCTCCTAGTTTTTTTTGATATTCATCAACTTCTATATCTGTCTCAGGACTTTCTTCTCCGAGCTTATTGTATTCTGCTAGAGTCATTCCTCTCTCAGCTGCTTTTTGTCTTCTAATCCCCCCAATGTAGTACCTTGGCCACTCTAGTTTGTCAGCGAGCATTTTTGCCATTGTGGATTTTCCTGAACCAGCTGGCCCGCAAAAAGAAATTATCATATTATTTAGCAGTCTTTAAAAATTCTGTTAATACTTCTGGTAGATCTATTTCAAAAGTCTGTTGTTCTCCCTTCAAATCTTTGAAAGATAGGTGATAGGCAACTAAGAATATTCTTCCTAGAGCTTTTTTCTTATTTTTTTCTCTTAATTTATTCGTTGTATAAACATCATCACCAACAAGAGGGTTCCCGTAAGCTGAGAGATGGACTCTGATTTGGTGAGTTCGCCCTGTTTTAATTTTTACTTTTAGCATTGTATAGTTGATTCGTCTTTCAATAACATCAAATTCTGAAATGGCTATTTTCCCTTGATCCTGTTTTTCTCCATGTACTGTTTCTGGGAGAGCAGCCATTTTGTATCTAGATTTAGAGCGGGTTATTGGGAATCTTATTTCGTCATAATCTTTGACAATCTCACCATAAACTAAAGTTTTGTAATATTTTTGAACAGATCTATCTTTAAATTGTTCCTTAAGGCTATCAAAAGAATCTTGGTTTCGAGCTATTACCATCAAACCACTCACTTCTCTATCTATCCTGTGAACAATACCTGGTCTTGCTGGGTCTTCACCAATTTGTCTTAGTTCTGGATATTTTCCAAGTAAAACATCTACTAAAGTCTCTTGCATGATATTTTCGTATTCATGAACAATAATTCCTGCTGGTTTGTTGATAATAATATAATCCTCAGTTTCCTTAATTATAATATCCTCAATCTTTAAGTTTAATTTTTCTAGAGCTGGTGTTGTGTCTTTTTCTTTTGAAGTGGTTTTTATAATATTGATTACATCTCCTTCTTTCAGTCTGTAGCTAGAATTAAAAGTTTTGTCATTAATTTTTATTGAATCGTCATTGATTAATTTTTGAATCTGACTTCTTGTAATCTCAATATTATGATTAGCAGGTAATTCTTCTGCCAAAAATTTATCAGTTCGTGTTCCTTTGTTTTCGCCCGTTATTTTTATTTCAATCATATGTGTTTTTTGAATTCTTCTATTGTTTTAGTTATTTGAAAGCTTGTGTCTACAGTTTCTTTTGCGTTACGACCAAGGTCAATGCGTAATCGGTTATTTTTATATAATTTTATGATATTTTCACTCAAACTTAGAGTATTATTTATATTATAATAATAACCATTCTTACCGTTATTAATTAGGCCCTCATAGCCAATTTCTGCTGGAACCAAGGGAGATAGCTCAGACTCCATAGCGTATAAACAGGTCTTAAAATCATCTAAATTGAGTATCCTAGAGCTTAACACAAAGATGTCGAAACTGTCTAGCCATTTTTTGATACTACTAGTATCGGTTACAAACCAAACCATAGTATCAATCTCCATTTTTTTAGCCAGCCATTTAGCCCATGGGCTATTGTCAG encodes:
- the infB gene encoding translation initiation factor IF-2, whose product is MNITELARILRITPNELREHLPRLGFDIGLKAIKIPKPIANKIIKDWPRLRRQIETQKTIEREKEEAELKEQRKLNKITITLPQFVTVREFSDIANIPVNKILAELMRNGIFASLNERIDYDTAWLISEDLGLDIVKENEEDKENEEDEKDKLKDAMEGQKEELEGRAPVIVVMGHVDHGKTRLLDAIRETNVVEGEAGGITQHIGAYQIEKNDKKITFIDTPGHEAFTAMRSRGAKIADIAILVVAADDGVKPQTIEAYRIIEKAKLPIIVAINKIDKPDANIEKTKQELSSQLKLNPEDWGGKTIMAPISAKAGTGINELIDMILLVADVESENIQANPIGDAIGTVIESNIDKGAGAVVTILVQNGTLKTADPLTFNGIDYGKVRSLYNYLGEKIDEAGPSTPAKIIGLKISPEVGDMLEVGEGKKIKTKKIKASDQSRRTQAQNTPDDDESVKKLTILIKSDVLGSAEAIEESLYKIQGERIKVKIIYKGLGNITEGDIVRAESAGAMIAGFNVKLPVGLEEMAREKNIEVKMYSIIYDLINDVKEKLESMIEYDISIVDLGRLKVLALFRTEPKKQIVGGMVLDGKVEKDTIVDIERKGEILDRGKLTNLQAGKQEVDYVEAGEECGIVYEGSPIIEEGDILIIRKEEKTKSKL
- the rbfA gene encoding 30S ribosome-binding factor RbfA; this translates as MARIDQINEVLRKEVAQFIGNNIKMENGMITILDVDCSPELKNAKIYVSVLPDNQFGTALKMLKKNTSSLNSFLKRNVKLRKVPRIQWVIDPTEKEASVIERILNEIENEE
- a CDS encoding bifunctional oligoribonuclease/PAP phosphatase NrnA gives rise to the protein MYYRNHRIAYRNLRKAKKVFLVIHEKPDGDAISSVCAMIDLLEDLKIDYYAYCFSEIPENFSFLPHSEKINIQKPNDFLIYDLIIPLDCGSLSRTTLIDEISSRGKNQKVIEFDHHPKVDSYSDIEIREIRAASTTQIIYDFFKKNKIKINKTKATCILTGISTDTGNFLYPSTSEKTIRISSEMLIRGARLPNILDSTWRNKSISGMKLWGIAINNLEINKKYNFATTVITKEDVKNTGANEEDIEGISGFLSNLDNVAGLLMLREEEDDTIKGSFRTSSEKVDVGKIAQKLGGGGHTKAAGFKVKGKIIKEGERWRIV
- the clpP gene encoding ATP-dependent Clp endopeptidase proteolytic subunit ClpP, whose translation is MPLIPTVIEKSTHGERAYDIYSRLLKDRIIFLGEPINDHVANIVIAQLLFLDAEDKNKDIKFYINSPGGSVTAGLAIYDTMQYIKSDVTTICVGIAASMAAVLLASGAKGKRLSLPNSEVMIHQVMGGTEGQASDIKIRAEHILKTKERLNTILAKHTGQKVLKIDKDTDRDNFMSAEEAKKYGLIDKIIS
- a CDS encoding AAA family ATPase, with protein sequence MIISFCGPAGSGKSTMAKMLADKLEWPRYYIGGIRRQKAAERGMTLAEYNKLGEESPETDIEVDEYQKKLGETEDNFIIEGRTSWHFIPHSLKIYIDVDEKIGAQRVFETLQKENERNEDNELKTVDDVLASHKKRKTSDIIRYKKYYDFDVYDKSNYDFIIDSSNQSKEESFEQLYGFVKGEL
- a CDS encoding RluA family pseudouridine synthase — encoded protein: MIEIKITGENKGTRTDKFLAEELPANHNIEITRSQIQKLINDDSIKINDKTFNSSYRLKEGDVINIIKTTSKEKDTTPALEKLNLKIEDIIIKETEDYIIINKPAGIIVHEYENIMQETLVDVLLGKYPELRQIGEDPARPGIVHRIDREVSGLMVIARNQDSFDSLKEQFKDRSVQKYYKTLVYGEIVKDYDEIRFPITRSKSRYKMAALPETVHGEKQDQGKIAISEFDVIERRINYTMLKVKIKTGRTHQIRVHLSAYGNPLVGDDVYTTNKLREKNKKKALGRIFLVAYHLSFKDLKGEQQTFEIDLPEVLTEFLKTAK